A stretch of the Uranotaenia lowii strain MFRU-FL chromosome 3, ASM2978415v1, whole genome shotgun sequence genome encodes the following:
- the LOC129756083 gene encoding trafficking protein particle complex subunit 11 isoform X2: MALDASVLPSELVTIAQPLVGLSGLDVQRNTIHKTIWDAFNNGKKPESESIQYKLLPQSYEFPVSKPKHQSYEWYHPKGILKRNWMLKHLHVLPAVVVLFQDLEWNDPQWSEKQLQCASIIQTLKNSLQGRNTRLAVVLLQKGAPPGQGEDLLASERAAHLTSTCDINAKMLFVLPHNDHLMSHILRLQSAFLELAQSYYTQMMKQIRLHRDQLTDSHQILKIRHQFKLGFISELKLDQSNALRHYRQTYGNLDEIRIVDTNCLEIKTIAGFVNYKICRLFFKLNAPKDSISHFKNHINKYRSRTGFKELLFEHMAWLSVQYSAFGELFCDAVKNGLAPLQTQHPGIYFHKAAEYVGRRKEAFLQCSALGAPGDGSAAAVAVIGHTAGQQLSSANANSALYSDFFGIRGTKTGEPVSEQQIICIVQELEKSFNHSAAIITLLGQAMAQYKVYKCLRFRKKLAVDMAEEYLKSGDYSKALTLYSLMLSDYRVDKWFTIFTEVLLKTLRSAYLSATVPDFVACSIEALSPSIAMEKSDRIMILENLWKVFHSVSPVSSSQIAPELTSSWQTALGAFSSPIKLDLDRLNDLLECKLTFDQRQIKNDEKLHLQLYVRSIVEVPLKLRNFSVLLTDLKSSAVRIPAVEYCEYLPTEPPEAVSMKPIEEFILEPQKCYRIRFVGERYQFMENVDVHIFRLEVQMGSDRIYAILSQREKLNRQPVFKTYNPHQDCMERIAIISSCYIIPTFHIGSQTKQNNQPMLTNEFYRITTKILNHSDLCLQNVGVSINVPQNLKSSVFLTTDLNQPMQKINSSVQIDVGELQMQSSTSISYYATSLIEGNIELHQRLFYQTENLHQNKSSVGSGPSTINDSPSTPNSEKEELAKLLQSTNNQQQVLKFNNENHNVKVEYLSDGLVRKTKEDTILLPCVEEIKLTGRFYTLNRLPMGSMAYRNEDFILRVNMEVRAPDGIDILQTQLFCDHNIIEKPYKGQLPIVGTKLRKLTRFEDLHLLNPVNCTREWVSQSNYLKSDVRLTFNRSRTPTDYSTTTSNRSQNEDQFNRNLLSKLPANATIIGSVMTSSTGSSDDFKVKPLPITTDAQQQRDESASKTPMQVKTIFNQALDCVQLTTNDRSGFINASVVPTLSSSESKPIFGVYSVRWCRSNSPTVVNESKFVILGIDVIEPPLNIYCYLEEKMYVRIPMTLRITIRNPTRKIMHLQALLNSSDSFMFSGHRQLNVSVFAFSSYDLLYNLYPLKAGWQPLPELQLDYINHSNSSTSSINASQAPGMGPGAGGPQAPGGGTVSVPVVTIDVGNSSTGNSNTHPQQSEVDSAGGSSYESQRKAELAALVKRWMPKMVFIHPPNRS; this comes from the exons ATGGCTTTGGACGCAAGTGTCCTTCCGTCGGAGCTGGTCACGATAGCTCAGCCTTTGGTGGGATTGTCCGGATTAGATGTCCAACGGAATACTATTCATAAGACAATTTGGGACGCGTTCAATAATGGCAAGAAACCGGAAAGCGAATCGATTCAATACAAGTTACTTCCACAAAGCTACGAGTTTCCAGTTTCAAAACCCAAGCATCAATCTTACGAGTGGTACCACCCAAAAGGGATCCTAAAAAGGAACTGGATGTTAAAGCATCTGCATGTGCTACCAGCAGTTGTTGTCTTGTTTCAGGACCTGGAATGGAACGATCCTCAATGGAGCGAAAAGCAGCTGCAATGTGCTTCCATCATACAAACTTTGAAGAATTCCCTCCAAGGAAGAAATACTCGTCTGGCAGTTGTTCTGCTACAAAAAGGTGCACCTCCAGGTCAAGGCGAAGACCTGTTAGCTTCTGAAAGGGCAGCTCACTTGACCAGCACTTGCGACATCAACGCCAAAATGCTTTTTGTGCTTCCTCATAATGACCATCTAATGAGTCACATCTTACGACTTCAATCCGCCTTTCTAGAGCTGGCCCAATCTTACTACACTCAAATGATGAAGCAAATTCGGTTACACCGCGATCAACTCACAGATTCCCATCAGATCCTCAAAATTAGACACCAGTTCAAGCTTGGATTCATTTCGGAACTCAAACTAGACCAATCGAATGCCCTTCGCCATTATCGGCAAACTTACGGCAATCTGGACGAAATCCGGATCGTTGACACGAACTGTCTCGAAATCAAAACCATCGCCGGATTTGTCAATTACAAAATTTGCCGGTTGTTCTTCAAACTGAACGCTCCCAAGGACAGTATTTCGCACTTCAAGAATCACATCAACAAGTACCGATCTAGGACCGGTTTTAAGGAGCTACTGTTTGAGCACATGGCCTGGCTGAGCGTGCAGTACAGCGCCTTTGGGGAACTATTTTGCGACGCGGTGAAGAACGGATTGGCGCCACTGCAAACGCAACATCCGGGAATTTATTTCCACAAAGCTGCCGAGTATGTGGGCCGTAGAAAGGAAGCTTTTCTGCAGTGTTCGGCTCTCGGAGCGCCTGGTGATGGATCGGCAGCTGCCGTTGCCGTCATTGGGCATACAGCTGGGCAACAG ctcTCATCAGCAAATGCCAACTCGGCCCTGTACAGTGATTTCTTCGGCATTCGGGGCACGAAAACCGGCGAACCCGTTTCAGAACAACAGATTATCTGCATTGTTCAGGAGCTGGAGAAATCTTTCAACCATTCGGCCGCTATCATCACGCTGCTAGGTCAAGCGATGGCTCAGTATAAAGTCTACAAATGTCTACGTTTTCGCAAAAAGCTAGCCGTCGATATGGCCGAGGAATACCTGAAAAGTGGTGACTACTCCAAGGCCCTAACGCTGTACTCGTTGATGCTGTCCGACTATCGAGTCGACAAGTGGTTCACAATTTTCACCGAGGTGCTCCTGAAAACTTTACGTTCTGCCTATCTGTCCGCAACGGTTCCGGATTTTGTAGCCTGTAGCATTGAGGCGCTCTCCCCTAGCATTGCTATGGAGAAGTCGGACCGGAttatgattttggaaaatttgtggAAGGTATTTCACAGCGTTTCGCCGGTATCCAGTAGTCAAATTGCTCCGGAACTTACTTCCAGCTGGCAGACAGCACTAGGGGCTTTCAGTAGTCCGATTAAGTTGGATCTGGATCGATTGAACGATTTGTTGGAATGTAAACTGACATTCGATCAAAGgcaaattaaaaatgatgaaaagttgCACCTTCAACTGTACGTTCGATCGATTGTGGAGGTTCCTCTGAAGTTGAGAAATTTCTCAGTTCTGCTGACGGATCTAAAATCAAGTGCAGTTCGTATTCCGGCTGTCGAGTATTGCGAGTATTTGCCGACGGAACCACCCGAAGCCGTTTCGATGAAGCCAATTGAAGAGTTTATCCTGGAGCCACAGAAGTGTTATCGAATCCGGTTCGTTGGCGAACGCTATCAATTTATGGAGAATGTTGATGTACACATTTTCCGGTTGGAAGTCCAGATGGGTTCGGATCGTATTTATGCTATCCTTTCCCAGCGAGAAAAATTAAACCGTCAACCGGTGTTCAAAACGTACAATCCACACCAAGATTGCATGGAACGGATTGCTATCATCAGCTCCTGTTACATAATTCCGAC ATTCCACATAGGATCACAAACTAAGCAAAATAATCAACCGATGCTGACGAACGAGTTCTATCGAATCACAACCAAAATTCTTAACCATTCGGATTTGTGTCTCCAAAACGTTGGTGTCTCGATAAAcgttccacaaaatttgaaatctagtG TATTTCTTACTACGGACCTCAACCAACCGATGCAGAAAATTAACTCCAGCGTCCAGATCGACGTCGGTGAGCTGCAGATGCAATCGTCGACCAGTATTTCCTACTATGCCACCAGCCTAATCGAGGGAAACATCGAGCTGCATCAGCGACTTTTCTATCAAACGGAAAACCTGCACCAAAACAAGTCATCCGTCGGTTCCGGTCCCTCGACCATAAACGACTCACCCTCGACGCCAAACAGCGAAAAAGAGGAGCTGGCCAAGCTGCTGCAATCCACCAACAACCAACAGCAGGTGCTAAAGTTCAACAACGAAAACCACAACGTCAAGGTCGAGTACCTCAGTGACGGTTTGGTGCGGAAGACCAAAGAGGACACCATTCTGTTGCCTTGTGTGGAAGAAATCAAGCTAACCGGACGCTTCTACACCCTGAATCGGCTACCGATGGGTTCGATGGCCTACCGGAACGAAGATTTCATACTGCGGGTCAATATGGAAGTTCGCGCTCCGGATGGAATCGATATCCTGCAGACGCAGTTGTTTTGT GACCACAACATCATCGAAAAGCCTTATAAGGGTCAACTGCCTATTGTTGGCACAAAATTGCGGAAACTGACACGTTTCGAAGATCTCCATCTTCTGAACCCCGTTAACTGTACCCGGGAATGGGTATCGCAATCCAATTATCTGAAAAGTGACGTGCGGCTAACGTTCAACCGGAGCCGAACTCCAACCGACTACAGCACCACCACATCGAACCGGTCCCAAAACGAGGATCAGTTCAACCGAAACCTGCTTTCGAAGCTTCCAGCAAATGCCACAATTATTG GTTCGGTTATGACGTCCTCGACGGGAAGTTCCGACGATTTCAAAGTTAAACCGCTACCGATAACAACGGACGCCCAACAGCAACGGGACGAGTCGGCCTCCAAAACCCCGATGCAGGTTAAAACCATCTTCAATCAGGCGCTCGATTGTGTTCAGCTAACGACCAACGACCGGTCCGGGTTCATCAATGCCTCCGTTGTACCGACCCTGAGCAGCAGCGAGTCCAAGCCCATTTTCGGGGTGTACAGCGTTCGATGGTGCCGCAGCAACAGTCCTACCGTGGTCAACGAGTCGAAGTTTGTGATTCTTGGAATCG ATGTGATAGAGCCCCCTCTCAACATTTACTGCTACCTGGAGGAGAAGATGTACGTGCGGATACCGATGACGCTCCGGATCACCATTAGGAATCCGACCCGGAAGATCATGCATCTGCAGGCTCTGCTCAACAGTTCGGACAGTTTTATGTTCTCCGGGCATCGGCAG CTCAACGTCTCGGTTTTTGCATTTTCCTCGTACGATCTGCTGTACAACCTGTACCCGCTGAAAGCTGGCTGGCAACCACTGCCTGAGCTTCAGCTCGATTACATCAATCATTCCAACA
- the LOC129756083 gene encoding trafficking protein particle complex subunit 11 isoform X1, whose product MALDASVLPSELVTIAQPLVGLSGLDVQRNTIHKTIWDAFNNGKKPESESIQYKLLPQSYEFPVSKPKHQSYEWYHPKGILKRNWMLKHLHVLPAVVVLFQDLEWNDPQWSEKQLQCASIIQTLKNSLQGRNTRLAVVLLQKGAPPGQGEDLLASERAAHLTSTCDINAKMLFVLPHNDHLMSHILRLQSAFLELAQSYYTQMMKQIRLHRDQLTDSHQILKIRHQFKLGFISELKLDQSNALRHYRQTYGNLDEIRIVDTNCLEIKTIAGFVNYKICRLFFKLNAPKDSISHFKNHINKYRSRTGFKELLFEHMAWLSVQYSAFGELFCDAVKNGLAPLQTQHPGIYFHKAAEYVGRRKEAFLQCSALGAPGDGSAAAVAVIGHTAGQQLSSANANSALYSDFFGIRGTKTGEPVSEQQIICIVQELEKSFNHSAAIITLLGQAMAQYKVYKCLRFRKKLAVDMAEEYLKSGDYSKALTLYSLMLSDYRVDKWFTIFTEVLLKTLRSAYLSATVPDFVACSIEALSPSIAMEKSDRIMILENLWKVFHSVSPVSSSQIAPELTSSWQTALGAFSSPIKLDLDRLNDLLECKLTFDQRQIKNDEKLHLQLYVRSIVEVPLKLRNFSVLLTDLKSSAVRIPAVEYCEYLPTEPPEAVSMKPIEEFILEPQKCYRIRFVGERYQFMENVDVHIFRLEVQMGSDRIYAILSQREKLNRQPVFKTYNPHQDCMERIAIISSCYIIPTFHIGSQTKQNNQPMLTNEFYRITTKILNHSDLCLQNVGVSINVPQNLKSSVFLTTDLNQPMQKINSSVQIDVGELQMQSSTSISYYATSLIEGNIELHQRLFYQTENLHQNKSSVGSGPSTINDSPSTPNSEKEELAKLLQSTNNQQQVLKFNNENHNVKVEYLSDGLVRKTKEDTILLPCVEEIKLTGRFYTLNRLPMGSMAYRNEDFILRVNMEVRAPDGIDILQTQLFCDHNIIEKPYKGQLPIVGTKLRKLTRFEDLHLLNPVNCTREWVSQSNYLKSDVRLTFNRSRTPTDYSTTTSNRSQNEDQFNRNLLSKLPANATIIGSTNTQLTNQFTLTLTPNTSSSSPVQPSSGSSPVPPPGSVMTSSTGSSDDFKVKPLPITTDAQQQRDESASKTPMQVKTIFNQALDCVQLTTNDRSGFINASVVPTLSSSESKPIFGVYSVRWCRSNSPTVVNESKFVILGIDVIEPPLNIYCYLEEKMYVRIPMTLRITIRNPTRKIMHLQALLNSSDSFMFSGHRQLNVSVFAFSSYDLLYNLYPLKAGWQPLPELQLDYINHSNSSTSSINASQAPGMGPGAGGPQAPGGGTVSVPVVTIDVGNSSTGNSNTHPQQSEVDSAGGSSYESQRKAELAALVKRWMPKMVFIHPPNRS is encoded by the exons ATGGCTTTGGACGCAAGTGTCCTTCCGTCGGAGCTGGTCACGATAGCTCAGCCTTTGGTGGGATTGTCCGGATTAGATGTCCAACGGAATACTATTCATAAGACAATTTGGGACGCGTTCAATAATGGCAAGAAACCGGAAAGCGAATCGATTCAATACAAGTTACTTCCACAAAGCTACGAGTTTCCAGTTTCAAAACCCAAGCATCAATCTTACGAGTGGTACCACCCAAAAGGGATCCTAAAAAGGAACTGGATGTTAAAGCATCTGCATGTGCTACCAGCAGTTGTTGTCTTGTTTCAGGACCTGGAATGGAACGATCCTCAATGGAGCGAAAAGCAGCTGCAATGTGCTTCCATCATACAAACTTTGAAGAATTCCCTCCAAGGAAGAAATACTCGTCTGGCAGTTGTTCTGCTACAAAAAGGTGCACCTCCAGGTCAAGGCGAAGACCTGTTAGCTTCTGAAAGGGCAGCTCACTTGACCAGCACTTGCGACATCAACGCCAAAATGCTTTTTGTGCTTCCTCATAATGACCATCTAATGAGTCACATCTTACGACTTCAATCCGCCTTTCTAGAGCTGGCCCAATCTTACTACACTCAAATGATGAAGCAAATTCGGTTACACCGCGATCAACTCACAGATTCCCATCAGATCCTCAAAATTAGACACCAGTTCAAGCTTGGATTCATTTCGGAACTCAAACTAGACCAATCGAATGCCCTTCGCCATTATCGGCAAACTTACGGCAATCTGGACGAAATCCGGATCGTTGACACGAACTGTCTCGAAATCAAAACCATCGCCGGATTTGTCAATTACAAAATTTGCCGGTTGTTCTTCAAACTGAACGCTCCCAAGGACAGTATTTCGCACTTCAAGAATCACATCAACAAGTACCGATCTAGGACCGGTTTTAAGGAGCTACTGTTTGAGCACATGGCCTGGCTGAGCGTGCAGTACAGCGCCTTTGGGGAACTATTTTGCGACGCGGTGAAGAACGGATTGGCGCCACTGCAAACGCAACATCCGGGAATTTATTTCCACAAAGCTGCCGAGTATGTGGGCCGTAGAAAGGAAGCTTTTCTGCAGTGTTCGGCTCTCGGAGCGCCTGGTGATGGATCGGCAGCTGCCGTTGCCGTCATTGGGCATACAGCTGGGCAACAG ctcTCATCAGCAAATGCCAACTCGGCCCTGTACAGTGATTTCTTCGGCATTCGGGGCACGAAAACCGGCGAACCCGTTTCAGAACAACAGATTATCTGCATTGTTCAGGAGCTGGAGAAATCTTTCAACCATTCGGCCGCTATCATCACGCTGCTAGGTCAAGCGATGGCTCAGTATAAAGTCTACAAATGTCTACGTTTTCGCAAAAAGCTAGCCGTCGATATGGCCGAGGAATACCTGAAAAGTGGTGACTACTCCAAGGCCCTAACGCTGTACTCGTTGATGCTGTCCGACTATCGAGTCGACAAGTGGTTCACAATTTTCACCGAGGTGCTCCTGAAAACTTTACGTTCTGCCTATCTGTCCGCAACGGTTCCGGATTTTGTAGCCTGTAGCATTGAGGCGCTCTCCCCTAGCATTGCTATGGAGAAGTCGGACCGGAttatgattttggaaaatttgtggAAGGTATTTCACAGCGTTTCGCCGGTATCCAGTAGTCAAATTGCTCCGGAACTTACTTCCAGCTGGCAGACAGCACTAGGGGCTTTCAGTAGTCCGATTAAGTTGGATCTGGATCGATTGAACGATTTGTTGGAATGTAAACTGACATTCGATCAAAGgcaaattaaaaatgatgaaaagttgCACCTTCAACTGTACGTTCGATCGATTGTGGAGGTTCCTCTGAAGTTGAGAAATTTCTCAGTTCTGCTGACGGATCTAAAATCAAGTGCAGTTCGTATTCCGGCTGTCGAGTATTGCGAGTATTTGCCGACGGAACCACCCGAAGCCGTTTCGATGAAGCCAATTGAAGAGTTTATCCTGGAGCCACAGAAGTGTTATCGAATCCGGTTCGTTGGCGAACGCTATCAATTTATGGAGAATGTTGATGTACACATTTTCCGGTTGGAAGTCCAGATGGGTTCGGATCGTATTTATGCTATCCTTTCCCAGCGAGAAAAATTAAACCGTCAACCGGTGTTCAAAACGTACAATCCACACCAAGATTGCATGGAACGGATTGCTATCATCAGCTCCTGTTACATAATTCCGAC ATTCCACATAGGATCACAAACTAAGCAAAATAATCAACCGATGCTGACGAACGAGTTCTATCGAATCACAACCAAAATTCTTAACCATTCGGATTTGTGTCTCCAAAACGTTGGTGTCTCGATAAAcgttccacaaaatttgaaatctagtG TATTTCTTACTACGGACCTCAACCAACCGATGCAGAAAATTAACTCCAGCGTCCAGATCGACGTCGGTGAGCTGCAGATGCAATCGTCGACCAGTATTTCCTACTATGCCACCAGCCTAATCGAGGGAAACATCGAGCTGCATCAGCGACTTTTCTATCAAACGGAAAACCTGCACCAAAACAAGTCATCCGTCGGTTCCGGTCCCTCGACCATAAACGACTCACCCTCGACGCCAAACAGCGAAAAAGAGGAGCTGGCCAAGCTGCTGCAATCCACCAACAACCAACAGCAGGTGCTAAAGTTCAACAACGAAAACCACAACGTCAAGGTCGAGTACCTCAGTGACGGTTTGGTGCGGAAGACCAAAGAGGACACCATTCTGTTGCCTTGTGTGGAAGAAATCAAGCTAACCGGACGCTTCTACACCCTGAATCGGCTACCGATGGGTTCGATGGCCTACCGGAACGAAGATTTCATACTGCGGGTCAATATGGAAGTTCGCGCTCCGGATGGAATCGATATCCTGCAGACGCAGTTGTTTTGT GACCACAACATCATCGAAAAGCCTTATAAGGGTCAACTGCCTATTGTTGGCACAAAATTGCGGAAACTGACACGTTTCGAAGATCTCCATCTTCTGAACCCCGTTAACTGTACCCGGGAATGGGTATCGCAATCCAATTATCTGAAAAGTGACGTGCGGCTAACGTTCAACCGGAGCCGAACTCCAACCGACTACAGCACCACCACATCGAACCGGTCCCAAAACGAGGATCAGTTCAACCGAAACCTGCTTTCGAAGCTTCCAGCAAATGCCACAATTATTGGTAGCACTAATACCCAACTAACCAACCAGTTCACACTAACACTAACACCCAATACTTCCTCCTCTTCCCCTGTCCAACCTTCTTCCGGTTCTTCGCCGGTTCCTCCACCAGGTTCGGTTATGACGTCCTCGACGGGAAGTTCCGACGATTTCAAAGTTAAACCGCTACCGATAACAACGGACGCCCAACAGCAACGGGACGAGTCGGCCTCCAAAACCCCGATGCAGGTTAAAACCATCTTCAATCAGGCGCTCGATTGTGTTCAGCTAACGACCAACGACCGGTCCGGGTTCATCAATGCCTCCGTTGTACCGACCCTGAGCAGCAGCGAGTCCAAGCCCATTTTCGGGGTGTACAGCGTTCGATGGTGCCGCAGCAACAGTCCTACCGTGGTCAACGAGTCGAAGTTTGTGATTCTTGGAATCG ATGTGATAGAGCCCCCTCTCAACATTTACTGCTACCTGGAGGAGAAGATGTACGTGCGGATACCGATGACGCTCCGGATCACCATTAGGAATCCGACCCGGAAGATCATGCATCTGCAGGCTCTGCTCAACAGTTCGGACAGTTTTATGTTCTCCGGGCATCGGCAG CTCAACGTCTCGGTTTTTGCATTTTCCTCGTACGATCTGCTGTACAACCTGTACCCGCTGAAAGCTGGCTGGCAACCACTGCCTGAGCTTCAGCTCGATTACATCAATCATTCCAACA